A window of Paraburkholderia sp. ZP32-5 genomic DNA:
TGGGTCAACATGATCACATCGGTTGCGCTCGGCCTGACCATTTCGTTCGAGCCGCACGAGGCCGACGTGATGCGCCGGCCGCCACGTGCGATCGACCGGCCGATCGTCACGCGCTTCGGCATCTGGCGCATTCTGTTCGTCGGCGCGGCGCTCGTGCTCTATACGCTGTCGACGTTCTTCTGGATGAAGGCGCAGGGCGCATCGGACCCGATGGCGCGCACCGCTGCCGTCAACGCGATCACGCTCGGCCAGGTGTTCTATCTGCTCAACATCCGCTATCTGCTCGACTCGTCGTTGTCGGTGCGCGCGCACATGGGCAATCGTTATCTGTGGTACGGCATCGCCGGCGTCGTGGTGCTGCAACTGCTGTTCACGTACGCGCTGCCGTTCAATGCGATCTTCGATACCGAGGGGTTGCCGTTGTCGGCGTGGGGGTGGCTCATCGCCGGAGGATGCGTGTTCTTCCTCGTCGTAGAGGTCGAGAAGCTCGTTATTCGTTCGATACCCGCGTTGCGGCACAGGGTGACGTCGCAGCAGGCGGGCGAGGCGATGCATATGACCGCTTCGCACGGCTCCAGGAGCTAGTCTAGCTGCCTGGAGCCGTCGATAGCGCCATGCGTCTGCGCTGCAGGAATCTCCGCGCCGCCGGATCGCGTTCGAGGCCGATCGCGAGATCGTAGGCACCGAGCGCTTCGGCCGTCGCGCCGGCGCGCGCAAGCAGATCGGCGCGCGCGGCCCAGTACGGTTGATAGTCGGCGAGCCGGGGATCGTCCGCATACGGTTCGAGCGCGGTGAGCGCCGCCCGCGGGCCGTCCCGTTCCGCCAGCGCGAGTGCACGGTTGACCGCGACCACCGGCGACGCGGCAATCGCGAACAACGCATCGTAGAGCTGCACGATCTCGGCCCAGTTCGGCCGCTGCGTGCGGCAGCGATAGATATGCGCCGACTGCAGCGCGGCTTCGAGCTGGAAGCGTCCGATCGAGTGGAACGCGCTGGCGCGCCGCAGCAGTGCGTCGGCGGCGTCGATCATCGGCGCGTTCCAGCTCGCGGGATCCTGCGCCGACAGCGGCACGTAGTCGCCAGCCGCGTTACGGCGCGCGGCGCAGCGCGCCTGCGCGTACAGCATCAGCGCGAGCAGGCCCAGCGACTCGGGTTCGTCGGGCAGTAACTCGGCGAGCAGTTGCGCGAGAAACAGCGCCTCGCCGGCGAGATCTCGGCGTTCGGTATCGCCGCCGAGCGGATCGGTCCAGCCTTCCGCGTACACCGCATAGACGGCCTCCAGCACCGCGGCGAGACGCTCGGGCAACTCCTCGCGTTCGGGCACGTTGAACGGAATGCCGGCCTCGCGGATCTTGGTTTTGGCGCGCACGAGGCGCTTGCTCATCGCGGCGGGCGACATCAGGAACGCCGACGCAATCGTCTTCGCGTCGAGCCCCAGCACGACCTGCAACATCAGCGGCGTGCGAATCGCGAGTTCGAGCGCGGGGTGCGTGCAGGCGAACAGCAACGCGAGCCGCTGATCGGGCAATGCGCCGGCGTCGCGTTCGTCGATTTCGTCGGCGAGGATCGCTAACTGATTCGTCACTTCGTCGCCGACCCGGCGATGGCGCGCGCCGTCGATCGCCCGGCGGCGCGCCACCGTCATCAGCCATGCTTCGGGATTGGCCGGGCAGCCGCGCGCCGGCCAGTCCGCGAGCGCGGCCGCGAACGCGTCGGCTAAAGCGTCTTCGGCGGCGGCGACGTCGCGCGTGCGCATCGCCAGCAGCGCGACGAGCTTGCCGTAGCTGCGGCGAGCGACTGCTTCGGCCACCGCGTGCGCGGCGGCGTCGGCGTCACGCTCGCCGCCGGCCGAACTCATGCGGTATAGCGCGCATCGGCACACGCAACCCAGATCGGGCGCACTTCCATCTGCCCATGCGCGGCGCCAGGACAGCGCGACGCCCACGCGATCGCCGCGTCCAGGTTGGGCACGTCGATCAGGTAGTAGCCGGCCAGTTGCTCTTTCGAATCGGAAAACGGTCCGTCGAGCACCTGCGGCTTGCCGTCGACGAGCCGCACGGTGGTCGCGTTGCTGGTGTGCTGCAAGCGGTTGGAGCCGACCAGCACGCCCGCCTTCGTCAGCGATTCGGTGTACGCCTGATACGCGGCGACGCCTTGCTGGCGCTCGGCGTCGGTCATCTTGTTCCAGCCGGATTCTTCCGAATAGATCATCAACAGGTATTGCATATGAGCCTCCGTCATGGGTTGAGGCGGTGGATTGCACCGAGCCGCCATTTCAATGACGCTCGGAAGATGGGCCGACGGACAAGGGGGCGAAAAAATAGTGGAATCCCGACAATTCTGGCGAGGATAGCCGAGTTTGAGCCGCCCCGGTTCTGCCGTCGCCCCCATGCGAACTCGGCGGCGGCTTTCATAGTAGACCGGCCGCCTAGTGGTCTATTGGTGGTGCGAGCGCTCGCTGGCTATGCGCAGTTGTTTTCGCCAGGGAGAACCCTTGGCGCGCCCACTTGGGTAGCCCGTCACAAAGTAGTGCGTGCGATACTTCTCCGTCATCGCTATCCTGCGCGCGCATTCCATACGACGCCGCCAGGCTCTAGGACGTTGCTAGACATCCGTAAGTATTCATATTTTTCCGAGTCGCGATGAGCGATTCTCACGAGCGGGGGAGACTCTTGCGGCGATTGGGCTATGTCTTGGTTGTGGTGGTGCTGCGCGTCTTCGCGGTTCTTCCCTATGCGCTCGTCGCAAGGCTCGGCAGCGCGCTTGGGGCGGCGTTATATGCACTTCCAGGTTCCCGAAAACATATCGCTCTCGTCAATCTGCGTCTCTGTTTTCCGGGCAAGAGCGAGTGCGAGTACGACGACCTTGCTAAAAACCATTTTCGCCACGTCGTTCGAAGCTATTTCGAACGAGGCATTCAATGGTTTGGCAGCGCGCAGAGGATAGAGAAGCTGGTGCACATCGAAAGTCGAATCGATCTGGAAGACAGGAATGCTCCACCAACCATCTTTCTGGGCTTCCATTTCGTGAGCATCGAGGTCGGCTGCATACTCTACTCAACGCGCCTGCCCGCCGCCTCACTTTATACGCGCATGTCAAACAGGCGCCTTTGCAATCTGGCCAAGCGGCAACGCGGCAGATTTGGCGCCGAGATGATTGAACGTTCGACAAGCGCCAGAAAGATTGTCGGCTTACTTCGGTCAGGCAAACCAGTGATGCTGGCTGCCGATATGGACCACGGCATACACAACTCCGTTTTTGTGCCGTTTTTTGGCGTCCCCGCGTGCACGCTCACTTCGGTTTCGCGCCTTGCCCGACTGGCCCATGCGCGGGTTGTACCATTCGTGACTGAAGTATTGCCCGATTACCGCGGATATAAGCTGACCATCTTTGAGCCGCTCAGCGAATTTCCTTCAGAAAGTGAGACGATCGACGCGCGCCGAATGAATGAGTTTCTTGAGACGCAGATCAATCAGTGTCCAGAGCAATATTACTGGGTACATCGACGCTTCAAGAATCGTCCCCCGGGCATACCAGGCGTGTACTGAGCACACCGTCCGTAAGGCATGAAACCATTCTTGGTTGTGTGCTTCCGTGAGGTAACGCGGTGAGCGTGACTGACAGGCATAGGTCCGCTATCTGAGTGGACCGGACGGTTGAGTGTCCGTCCGAATACTCGAGCGTATGGCCGCTCATGACCGAACCCGATCCGACGCTTCCGGCTAAGTTCGACCCACCGCGGACGGCCACATTTCTCCAGAGCGATCGTTCAAACGCCGCCACTGTTTGCCAAGGGACGACCTCATGACAACGCCGAGGTGCGTTCACTGGACATCGTGCAAGAGCGCAAGACGCGACGGGCTCTCCTGGATAGCCAGACGTTTTCTTATTGCGGCGGAGCCTACAAACGCCGCTTCGGGTTTGAAAATCCATCTTTCGCGGGCTGCCGGCCGGCCCCGAGGCGCAGCGGGTCGTCCATCAGCTTGACCACTGGCCCCATGTCGCTTGCTCGGCGGCGTTGTATTCGAAACGCACGACGACGAGCACGTCTTTGCGGATCGCCACCTTCTCGTAGACAATGCGTCATCTGGGCGTCAGACGGGCGGACGCCACGAAGCCGGACCTGCTTAGCTCATAAGAAACCTCGCATGGCGCACAGCCGGTCTCGTCGTCGCAGCGATTAATCAATACGGGATGTGAATGGCAACTTCTACCGAAAAATATTCGGGACAAGCACGTTACGCGAGCTATCCCAGCCTGGTCGACCGGGTCGTGCTCATTACGGGCGGCGCGAGTGGCATTGGTGCTTCGTTCGTCGAGCACTTCGTTGCGCAAGGCGCACGTGTGGGCTTTCTCGACATTGACACGAACGCGGGAACAGCTCTTGCCGAATCGCTCGGTAACGCGCGCCATAAACCGCTCTTCGTCGCCTGCGACGTCACCGACATTCCCGCGTTGCACGCGGCCATCGCCGAAGTGCGGGCTGCATTCGGACCGATCGAGGTGCTCGTGAACAACGCGGCGAACGATCGCCGCCACACGCTCGCCGACGTTACGCCTGAGTCGTTCGATGCAGGCGTTGCAGTTAACGTGCGGCATCAGTTGTTCGCAGCGCAGGCCGTGGTCGAGGATATGAAGGCCGCACGCGCGGGCTCGATCATTAATCTCGGCTCGCATTGCTGGATGCTCAAGAGCAGCCAGTTCCCGGTTTACGCAATGAGCAAGGCGGCGGTACAGGGCCTGACGCGCGGGTTCGCCAAGGACCTCGGCGCGTATGGGATCCGCGTGAACACGCTCGTGCCGGGCTGGGTGTTGACTGAGAAGCAGCGCAACCTGTGGCTCACCGACGAAGGCCGCGAAGAGATACGGCGCGGCCAGTGCATCGACGAGGAAATGGAGCCCGGCGATCTCGCGCGCATGGCGCTCTTCCTCGCGGCCGACGACAGCCGCATGATCACGTCGGAGGATGTCATGGTGACGGGTGGCTGGTCGTAATAAGGCCGATTCTCCCCCGGCGGCTTCGCCCATTGACGAGCGGTAGTGGCATGGCAACTTCCGAGGAAAGGTTGGCCGATGGTGGAAGCGCGTTCGCGACCTCGCGCAACCAGGCGAGGCCTCGAAGATTGTCGTTAGCTGTTGTTCGAAATTCACGCGCCAATTCCATGGCAGAACGAGGCCAGTGCGCTAGCGCGCTTATTGTGTTTGCTCGAGCGGCCACACCTCGACTACGCCGTATGCGACGGCACACGGCGTAGTCGACACAATCTCCAGCGCCTCCGCCAATGTGGCGGCTTCAATTATGGCAAAGCCAGCTACCGGCAACGAGGAAGACATGAAAGGACCGGCCCTGGTCTCGACACCTCCCTCATTGGGGTTTCGAACCTGAACGGGTGTGCCAGCGATCCCCATCAATACCCCTGATTCGAGGAGCTGTGCGTCATGCGCGTGCGCTGCATCTCGAACGCGCGCATCGGTACGGTCGTATCCTTCGCGGTCGCCGTACCCGATCGTTACGAATTTAGGCATGTATCAGTCTCCCTTGTGAGGGCTCCCCCTGGCGAACTCCGACCAGGGGACTGGTTCAATGCTGTCCCAAACGGCACTTGCCAAATCAAGGTAATGCAGCACCATGTGGCGAATTGTCGACGATTTGGCTGCGAGTATCGACCTTCCGCTCGCGGCCGGGAAGCGCACGACGATCAAGCGGAGCGATCGCCGCAGGCGCTGCCTATCATGCAAAAGAGCATAAACCGGTCCTGAGCGGACTGACGGCATGACGGAAATCGGCCAGTCAGACTGATTGACCCCCTCAACATTCGTTCATTAAACTGAGATCCCTTTTGTGCCGCCAACAAAAGGGATCTCATGCTCAGCCTTACTACACTCGGACTCTTCTCGGGCGCCTGTGCCGCTCTTACAATGACGCCTGGTCCGGACATGCTACTGATAGCGTCGCGGACCGTTAGCCAAGGGCGCTCTGCCGGCTTTGCATCGCTTGCGGGAATTTTGGTGGGAACCTACTGTCACGCAATGGCAGCAGCGTTCGGATTGTCCCGGCTGTTTCTCGCAGTTCCAATTGCCTACGATGTAGTCCGGTTCGCTGGCGCGACCTACTTGCTCTATCTTGCATGGAAGACCTTTCGCGCGTCTCCCGTCCTGAGCACACCGGAAAGGTATGAAGCTCGGTTTCCCACCCGAAAGATTTTTAGGCAGGGGTTGCTGACCAACCTGCTCAATCCGGAGATGGCGTTGTTCGTCCTTGCATTGTTCCCGCAATTCGTGCGCCCTCAGGATGGGGCAGTGGCCTTTCAGATCCTGACGCTGGCGACAGTGCTCAACTGCATCGGTCTGGTCGTGAACGGTGTCGTCATTCTCTTCGCAAATCGACTTAGCCAGCTATGGGCTTGCCGACGCAGTCGCTCGCGAGCTCCTCAATATTTGCTTGCGTCGGTTTTCGCTGGATTGGCAGCGAGACTTGCACTTGCGAGCCGTAACTGAAGACCGGAAGCCAAGGCATTCTTCATTTCGGTCTCGCTAGCAGAAATTGTCGCTGATCAAGGCCGCTCAATCGAATGTCCGTTCATGGCCGCGGATTCAAGCGGTCCTTCGACGGATTTGTGTCTACGGGGTAAATCTTCCGACCGTTGATGAGCAAATCAAGGACTTCATAGTCCTGCACGTAGACCCGCATGATGGCTCGCCCCCGGCTTTGCCATTCCCAATGTACAGGAGCAATGCGCTTTGTCACATTGGCCTCGCCAACTCGGGGAGTCACGCCTACGAAGTTGAAAATCTCG
This region includes:
- a CDS encoding RNA polymerase sigma factor, which gives rise to MSSAGGERDADAAAHAVAEAVARRSYGKLVALLAMRTRDVAAAEDALADAFAAALADWPARGCPANPEAWLMTVARRRAIDGARHRRVGDEVTNQLAILADEIDERDAGALPDQRLALLFACTHPALELAIRTPLMLQVVLGLDAKTIASAFLMSPAAMSKRLVRAKTKIREAGIPFNVPEREELPERLAAVLEAVYAVYAEGWTDPLGGDTERRDLAGEALFLAQLLAELLPDEPESLGLLALMLYAQARCAARRNAAGDYVPLSAQDPASWNAPMIDAADALLRRASAFHSIGRFQLEAALQSAHIYRCRTQRPNWAEIVQLYDALFAIAASPVVAVNRALALAERDGPRAALTALEPYADDPRLADYQPYWAARADLLARAGATAEALGAYDLAIGLERDPAARRFLQRRRMALSTAPGS
- a CDS encoding YciI family protein is translated as MQYLLMIYSEESGWNKMTDAERQQGVAAYQAYTESLTKAGVLVGSNRLQHTSNATTVRLVDGKPQVLDGPFSDSKEQLAGYYLIDVPNLDAAIAWASRCPGAAHGQMEVRPIWVACADARYTA
- a CDS encoding lipid A biosynthesis lauroyl acyltransferase; this encodes MSDSHERGRLLRRLGYVLVVVVLRVFAVLPYALVARLGSALGAALYALPGSRKHIALVNLRLCFPGKSECEYDDLAKNHFRHVVRSYFERGIQWFGSAQRIEKLVHIESRIDLEDRNAPPTIFLGFHFVSIEVGCILYSTRLPAASLYTRMSNRRLCNLAKRQRGRFGAEMIERSTSARKIVGLLRSGKPVMLAADMDHGIHNSVFVPFFGVPACTLTSVSRLARLAHARVVPFVTEVLPDYRGYKLTIFEPLSEFPSESETIDARRMNEFLETQINQCPEQYYWVHRRFKNRPPGIPGVY
- a CDS encoding SDR family NAD(P)-dependent oxidoreductase, giving the protein MATSTEKYSGQARYASYPSLVDRVVLITGGASGIGASFVEHFVAQGARVGFLDIDTNAGTALAESLGNARHKPLFVACDVTDIPALHAAIAEVRAAFGPIEVLVNNAANDRRHTLADVTPESFDAGVAVNVRHQLFAAQAVVEDMKAARAGSIINLGSHCWMLKSSQFPVYAMSKAAVQGLTRGFAKDLGAYGIRVNTLVPGWVLTEKQRNLWLTDEGREEIRRGQCIDEEMEPGDLARMALFLAADDSRMITSEDVMVTGGWS
- a CDS encoding YciI family protein; translation: MPKFVTIGYGDREGYDRTDARVRDAAHAHDAQLLESGVLMGIAGTPVQVRNPNEGGVETRAGPFMSSSLPVAGFAIIEAATLAEALEIVSTTPCAVAYGVVEVWPLEQTQ
- a CDS encoding LysE family translocator, whose amino-acid sequence is MLSLTTLGLFSGACAALTMTPGPDMLLIASRTVSQGRSAGFASLAGILVGTYCHAMAAAFGLSRLFLAVPIAYDVVRFAGATYLLYLAWKTFRASPVLSTPERYEARFPTRKIFRQGLLTNLLNPEMALFVLALFPQFVRPQDGAVAFQILTLATVLNCIGLVVNGVVILFANRLSQLWACRRSRSRAPQYLLASVFAGLAARLALASRN